A genomic segment from Bubalus bubalis isolate 160015118507 breed Murrah chromosome 5, NDDB_SH_1, whole genome shotgun sequence encodes:
- the RPS6KA4 gene encoding ribosomal protein S6 kinase alpha-4: MGDEDEDEGCAVELQITEANLTGHEEKVGVENFQLLKVLGTGAYGKVFLVRKAGGHDAGKLYAMKVLRKAALVQRAKTQEHTRTERSVLELVRQAPFLVTLHYAFQTDAKLHLILDYVNGGEMFTHLYQRQYFKEAEVRVYGGEIVLALEHLHKLGIIYRDLKLENVLLDSEGHIVLTDFGLSKEFLTEEKERTFSFCGTIEYMAPEIIRSKSGHGKAVDWWSLGILLFELLTGASPFTLEGERNTQAEVSRRILKCSPPFPPRIGPVAQDLLQRLLCKDPRKRLGAGPQGAQEVKDHPFFQGLDWAALAARKIPAPFRPQIRSELDVGNFAEEFTRLEPVYSPPGSPPPGDPRIFQGYSFVAPSILFDRNNAVMTDVLEASGAGDRPGPAALARSVMMQDSPFFQQYELDLREPALGQGSFSVCRRCRQLQSGQEFAVKILSRRLEENTQREVAALRLCQSHPNVVKLHEVHHDQLHTYLVLELLQGGELLEHIRKKRHFSESEASQILRSLVSAVSFMHEEAGVVHRDLKPENILYADDTPGAPVKIIDFGFARLRPQSPAGPMQTPCFTLQYAAPELLAQQGYDESCDLWSLGVILYMMLSGQVPFQGASGQGGQSQAAEIMCKIREGRFSLDGEAWEGVSEEAKELVRGLLTVDPAKRLKLEGLRGSSWLQDGSARSSPPLRTPDVLESSGSAVRSGLNATFMAFNRGKREGFFLKSVENAPLAKRRKQKLRSAATSRRVSPAPAAPGRAPAAKGTPRRANGPLPPS, encoded by the exons ATGGGGGACGAGGATGAGGACGAGGGCTGTGCCGTGGAGCTGCAGATCACCgaag CCAACCTGacggggcacgaggagaaggtaGGCGTGGAGAACTTCCAGCTGCTCAAGGTGCTGGGCACGGGAG CCTACGGGAAGGTGTTCCTGGTGCGGAAGGCAGGCGGGCACGACGCGGGCAAGCTGTATGCCATGAAGGTGCTGCGCAAGGCAGCCTTGGTGCAGCGTGCCAAGACACAGGAGCACACGCGCACCGAGCGCTCGGTGCTGGAGCTGGTGCGCCAGGCCCCCTTCCTGGTCACGCTGCACTACGCCTTCCAGACTGACGCCAAGCTGCACCTCATCCTGG ACTATGTGAACGGTGGCGAAATGTTCACCCACCTCTACCAGCGCCAGTACTTCAAGGAGGCCGAGGTGCGCGTGTATGGGGGCGAGATCGTGCTGGCCCTGGAGCACCTGCATAAG CTGGGCATCATCTACCGAGATCTGAAGCTGGAGAATGTGCTGCTGGACTCTGAGGGTCACATTGTCCTCACCGACTTTGGGCTTAGCAAGGAGTTCCTGACAGAGGAG AAAGAGCGGACCTTTTCCTTCTGTGGCACCATCGAGTACATGGCCCCTGAAATCATCCGCAGCAAATCGGGCCATGGCAAG GCTGTGGACTGGTGGAGCCTTGGCATCCTGCTTTTTGAGCTGCTGACGGGGGCCTCACCCTTCACCCTGGAGGGCGAGAGGAACACGCAGGCAGAGGTGTCTCG ACGGATCCTGAAgtgctcccctcccttccccccccGGATCGGGCCAGTGGCACAGGACCTACTGCAGCGGCTACTTTGCAAGGACCCCAGGAAGCGACTGGGTGCAGGACCCCAGGGGGCACAGGAAGTTAAGGACCACCCCTTCTTCCAG gGTCTGGACTGGGCTGCTCTGGCTGCTAGGAAGATTCCAGCCCCATTCCGACCCCAGATCCGCTCAGAGCTGGATGTGGGCAACTTTGCAGAAGAATTTACCCGACTGGAGCCTGTCTACTCACCCCCTGGCAGCCCCCCACCTGGGGACCCTCGCATCTTCCAG GGATACTCCTTCGTGGCGCCATCCATCTTGTTTGACCGCAACAATGCGGTGATGACCGATGTGCTGGAAGCGTCTGGCGCTGGAGACCGGCCCGGCCCGGCGGCGTTGGCCAGGAGCGTCATGATGCAG GACTCGCCCTTCTTCCAGCAGTACGAACTGGACCTGCGGGAACCCGCGTTGGGCCAGGGTAGTTTCTCCGTGTGCCGCCGCTGCCGACAGCTACAGAGCGGCCAAGAGTTCGCTGTCAAGATCCTCAGTCGCAG gctgGAGGAGAACACGCAGCGCGAAGTGGCTGCCCTGCGGCTGTGCCAGTCGCATCCCAACGTGGTGAAGCTACACGAAGTGCATCACGACCAG CTGCACACGTACCTGGTCCTGGAGCTGCTGCAGGGCGGGGAGCTGCTGGAGCACATCCGCAAGAAGCGGCACTTCAGCGAGTCCGAGGCGAGCCAGATCCTGCGCAGCCTCGTGTCGGCCGTGAGCTTCATGCACGAGGAGGCGGGCGTAGTGCACCGCGACCTGAAGCCCGAG AACATCCTGTACGCCGATGACACGCCCGGGGCCCCAGTGAAGATCATCGACTTCGGGTTCGCGCGCCTGCGCCCGCAGAGCCCCGCGGGGCCCATGCAGACGCCCTGCTTCACGCTGCAGTACGCAGCCCCCGAGCTGTTGGCCCAGCAGGGTTACGACGAGTCCTGCGACCTCTGGAGCCTCGGCGTTATTCTG tACATGATGCTGTCGGGCCAGGTCCCCTTCCAGGGGGCCTCAGGCCAAGGCGGGCAGAGCCAGGCGGCGGAGATCATGTGCAAGATCCGCGAGGGGCGCTTCTCTCTTGACGGAGAGGCCTGGGAAGGCGTGTCTGAGGAAGCCAAGGAGCTGGTCCGAG GGCTCCTGACTGTGGATCCCGCCAAACGGCTGAAGCTCGAGGGGCTGCGGGGCAGCTCGTGGCTGCAGGACGGCAGCGCGCGCTCCTCGCCTCCGCTGCGGACGCCGGACGTGCTGGAGTCCTCGGGGTCCGCTGTGCGCTCCGGGCTCAACGCCACCTTCATG GCGTTCAACCGGGGCAAGCGCGAGGGTTTCTTCCTGAAGAGCGTGGAAAACGCGCCGCTGGCCAAGCGGCGGAAACAGAAATTACGGAGCGCCGCCACGTCTCGCCGCGTGTCCCCAGCGCCCGCCGCCCCGGGCCGGGCCCCGGCCGCCAAGGGAACCCCCCGACGAGCCAATGGCCCCCTACCCCCCTCCtag